GGCGACAGTAGAAGAAAAGAGCGCCCAAGAAGGAAACTGTATAAGACACCGTGGAAGCCCAAGCGGCGCCTACGATTCCATAGCGGGGGATCCACAGCAGGTTTAAGGCTATATTGGTGGCCACAGCAGC
This sequence is a window from Methanomassiliicoccales archaeon. Protein-coding genes within it:
- a CDS encoding polysaccharide biosynthesis C-terminal domain-containing protein, translated to AAVATNIALNLLWIPRYGIVGAAWASTVSYTVSFLGALFFYCRLSGNRWTKVILPQRGDWALYWKTVATLRQWVQSKLQRR